TAACCATTTTTTCCCTTACATTATCAAAAGTAAGCCATAAAAAGTTTGCGGGTCTTCATAGTGTCGGCATACCAATATTCCCCGATAAATATTATTAGATTGTATTATGAGTTGGGCATCATCTTAGAAGGTGATATCTTAGGTGGAGGGGAAGACAAAGTCTCACCTCGAGAGTATCACAGGATAAGTAAAAAGACCCCGACGTGGGGTTGAATAGACGTTTGACTAAGTTGGGGGACCTGCAAATCGAACTCAGTTGGGATGGAATACTTACTCTTAAGTGATCTAGAAGTGGTGCACTCACCACTAAATCGTAGTCATGTGAGCCTTTAATAGACTCTAAGTCTTGAAAAACTTTTGAGTTCATAGGAACTACCTTCACCAATGAAGGGGAGGTATGGACTTCCTTCGCCATTGAGCTATCCAAAGACAAAGTGTGGACCTCAATTGTCTTGTACCTAATAGATCGAGATGAAATTGTACAAGAAAGAAGAGATATCCTGCCCTAAATAGACAAAAAAATAGAATGGTAGAAGACAGATCTATTACTAAACCGATGTTGGGATTATAAAAGACCCAAGGACTAACTCGCCCTGTAGGGAACCAAAAGGAAGTAGAGAAGATTTCTATGAAAGCTTTGGAGGCTCGAATGGAAAAATAAACCTCATTCATGAAGTGAGGAGGGATTTATAACGAAGGAGCTAGTCTCTCTCTTCTCACAATTGAGACAAGTGTCCCTTCAGGACACATCCATAGGGACGCTAGTCTCGCTAGCGAATTAAGGACTCAAAAAGCATGGGCTAAAGGATTCAAAATATATTGGATGAAGAATTTAAAAAATACCAATGAATGACTTGAAAAGCATTAAATCTACAATAGTGGAGGTGCAAGGTAAAATATGTCTGAGGTGCATGAGTCGTGAAGAAAAATATGCCATAGTGGAGGCGTTTATATATCTCAGGTTACTAACTTGAGTGTCAGAAAGACTAGGTTGAGAAACCTCTCCCGACCTCAGTTTTCATGTAGGCGACACCTTAGGAACTCATCATTTCTACCACGGAGGCATCTCGAATAATCATGTACACACAGGTCCGAACCACATCGGACTGACTAagatatcaataatattttctcctaataataatatatttaaatatattttactttgaaaaatattatgaaaaagaCATGATTTGAAGTGTATACCAAACTGATGATTTGTAAGTCGTATAAGCATAATGAAAGATTTAGTATTCAAGTATTTTATTTTGTAATGCATGTAAAGTCCAAGTTTTGTATAAgcataagaaaaatatttaatatttatgtatattttaaaaatatattttgaatgtataaaaaattaattatttatgataagttttgCTAGCAATGAGTCATGTTGTTTATTGAAGTGTAGTTTTCTCGTATGGTTATCTTCAAATTGTTTTGAGTTGCACGCAATAGAAGCATGGTGGAACTATTGCTGATTGAATTATGTAACTAATCTATTAAGATTATTATTGTTAAGAATGAAACGATGAAGATATCACTGTGTTTAATACAGTACTCCCTATTTAGACACGTTACGATGGAAGATTTTTTCAACAGAACAACGATATTTCTTTATATGATTGAGGAAATCTTAGCTGTTATCATAGAAAATCTTAGCTGCtatcaattataaattaaaattattttatatatatatatcatttggattaaaatattatgattttttaaggaattaatgaaactattgaatgtCCTATGAGTGGATTGAGTTATGTTATTAATGTTTTGTGGGTTAATTGATTATGAACTAGATTATACAATAATTATACTGTAAAAgttatttaattttgattttgaacttgtaTTCTTAAAAGCAAAACTATAGGATTACGACATTGTACCATCCCTAACTTTGTGCTGATTGGGGATGTTACATTACCTCCATTTAACTTACCAATTAAGCTATTTGATGTGCAAGAATCAAATTCCTCTTAAATGTTAGAATCTCACTACTGAATTATCCATCATATTTTctgagcctaatccatttgatttGGAAATCCTCAGAATTCTTTCTTACTAAAATATACAATTTTATTTGTATAGAATTGAAATAACATAACCATTACAACAATAAACAATAAGATAAAACAAATAACATATGGTTGATGTCAAATGATATTATATACATAAACATCATATATATAACTATGTACATAGAAATAGAAGCATAAAATGTATTAAACTAAATAAAATGAAGTACTAAAACATAAAGcagtatataatataatataatataatataatataaataatattataaatttatattaagtTAATATAAGTACCAAATATTAGACAATAAAACTAGCTTATGAGACAATAAATTAATAAAGCACAGGAGAGGGTTGCATAATATTGATATTGATATAATATAAACCCATCACATCAATAACTTGAGCCGTATGTCGTGCACTAAGTAGCGATAAGCATCGTTCCTAACTCTTTTAACGTAGATTCATCAGAACACTGCTGTAAAATGGATCTGCATCAGCAAACTCAAACAAGCTCATCACAGGATCCAAATCGTTGTCCAGGTTCCACTGCTCTGGAGTCAGTGATATGTTCGATATCTCATCAGAGAGTAGCAGGTGGGTCATCTGTGGGTCACCGTCGGAGGGGGTATCAGTTCGGCTCTGGTTCTTCACCAAGGAAGCTTCAGCAGACTCCATCACAAATGGGATGTGTCTATCACTGGATCTGCACCTGTGTTGCATGTTATAGACGACAATAAACTCTGGTGGATCTGCATCCCTATCCACCCTTTGCACTGTCTTTGTTGCTGGGCAGTCCTGGTCTTTGTGATAAATGCACCTGTGGTAGCTCCTTGAGAGAAAAAGGAAACATCGAATCAAGTGATTAAGTATCAATGTGGACGCTCttttgtacatatatacatacatacatatatatacatatataaatatatatacatatatatatacatatatatatacatatatttatttatttatttatatatttatgtatgtatatacgatGATGAGACTACCTTGGGTATTTCGCACCGTTAATTCTTTTCTGCCCATACGTTGTCCACTGATGTCCATCTTCATACGGAACAGATGTTACTATGGACGATGCGTTCTGCGACTTCCTGCATCGTAAACTCCTTCCTTTTACttccgtttttttttttttttgaaagagaAGATTCCTCCGTGGATTAAGCATGTTATTATAGATGTACGGACCTTTTCTTGTGACCGTCAAGCATGGGTCTTTCTCCCTCACCGTGCTGTTTACTTGTTTGATGGCCATGGCCGCCGGACTGGAGCATGAAGACAGCCAAGGAGCAGGACTTGATGATTTTGTCGAGAATCTCTCGGGCGAGGTCGGCCAAGCTTCCTGCAGGCAGAGATGGGAGAAGAACTGCTCGTAGTTGCCTCGTGAGCTCATGCGCTTCGTTGATCTCCTTGATCTCCAGGTGATGATCGCAGTGCGATAGGTCAGTGGAAGTGAAAACCAGCAGGTTGTTGTGCTCCATCATCAGCAAACGAGAAGTGGtttcccttgctctcatagataAGGAAGCTATGAGAGCCAACCACTTTATATAGCAACTTTCGGCAATGCATGACCATTTCAtcgtttacatatatatatatatatatatatatatatattctcaagtAGTATTTTTTGACAAAATAGCTAGAAAAGACTctcattttgaatattttttgggAGGTGCCTCTTTTTATATTTTCCAAAGGACACcccttatttattataatttttgaaataCCCTCTtacaatataattaaaataacacTTAGTTAGACCGTATAGACTATTCTATAAAGCAAACTGATCCATGGATTTGGATTGGTTGTCTctatgttaaaaatattataatcaaaaAATTAGATCGATTTATCTTATGCACCGGTCCACATGATCTTTTAATCATCTTGTGAGGGATATTTTAGAGATTATGATAAATAGAGAATGACCTTTTAATCATCTTGTAAGTGTTATTTCAAGAATTATGACAAATAGAGAACATGAGAAATATGAAAATTATACCTCTCGAAAAACCAAACGAAAAAGGATTTTTTACGTGAAttcacaattttttttatttggtaaCATTTTCTATTCCTCGTCTTGAGTTACAACCATATACATCGGAGAAGTGATAAGGTTCCTATGTTCTCACCATGATTTTGACAATGATTAAATGCATGATTTGACAGTGAAAGAATCACGACCACAAGTATTTCCTATGATGAGTCGTACAAGATGGCGTTATACTGACACGTATGAAGTAGCATTAATATAGGCTCCGGCAAGATTTCCACTTTCTGACCATGACTAATGTGTTCATATCAAGGATTTAATGCGAACCACCTACATATTTGTGAAACTTTGTTCTTCTCATTTTATTAACAACTTTATTGTCCTCGTGTTTTAGGCATCATCAATTGAAAGTTTCTGTTCTCCAACTTATTCGAACAATTAAATGTTTAAAGCACCTTGTTATTTGGATCATTGGATATATAACTCTCATGTTCATATATATCTTCAATCAATCGATGGCTCTGAATTCACAAAATGTCACACCATACAGTTGGAGACTTAATAATAATAGAGTTTTCAACGCAAATTACCCATCAAATGATGTCCATATTAATTGAATGCATTCTTCTCTACGTGTATGTCTGATGTAGTGAATTCACATGGTGTGTATGTGGATGTTGATTAATTTCTCTAACATCCAACTCTAGTGTGAAGATAATCTTTTGGAGGTCCACATAGTTTTCAAGCTCAAATCATCGAATATCGTAATAAATACATATGACATCGAACAATATCAAATGAAACTTTAGGGTTCAAATATTTTTAGAGGCTGTGAGCAATGCTCATGACATATTAGGGCTTGGATCATATCGATGGTGATACATATTAGGTTTGGAATTATAAACacgaatattatttccttatatTTGTCATAATCTAAGTGTAAAATCATATGAAATCAACcatacattattattttttttttggagtGGATAATGAGATAGAATAACTTTTCAACTCACATGCATGAGATGTCACAATTAAGAAGATCTTTTCTACGTTCACACATCATAATTGGTCCATATCTTCCAACAATCCATTTGATGTGATATTTCTAATATAGTAATCAAGTCAAACATTGGCTTAAGCTTAAAATCTAGgagataattttttttgtatttttgtgctacaaattgatatcttgcttaGGACTAGCAAACGACTTCTAAGGTGACGTATATAACATGACATCATGAAGAGGAAGCACTGATGACCTAACGAGATGGAAAGAAGTGATATCATTGATATAGTAGTCCTTTAATAACTCCATCATAATGTTGTGGTTTGTATGTCTTCGTTATATGTTAGAGCAATTCTATGAAATAAAGTTAAGGATATGAATATCTATCGCCTACCTAATaatgatataattataattatataattctgTTTGATTCGATTGAAGGATATATAAATTAATAGCTTCGAAATGTACTAAAATTTAATTAATAGATTAGGCTGATTGGCtcattttttataagattaatttaaataaatagaattagatgacataaaaaataaaaatttagattaaaataaatagatgatgGTGAAAATATTTATTGAGatatgttaaatttttttattatttaaaaaatttataccaTATCTTTTGTTTAGGTACTTTTGGATGAATTCAATACGAAGTACTACTCATTACTTCTActatattctttctctttttcaagtTATATAGAAAAGTCAATAAATATAGTAGCAAAGCCTCATTCTAATAAGACCAATAGGAGTagatcaattaaaaaaaaagaagaccaatagataaaaaaaaaaaaaaagatgacaagCATTAGAGTAAGTGTTTCTAATTAACTTCTTCTTATCTTCAAAGGtaaaaattatcaattttggATAGTTAAAATGATAACTCTATTTATTTcacaataattataaaatttaatagaaaataattttattgagtATGAACTATAGGATCATAATAGTACTAAAGATCAAAAAGATCAAATAAATAAGAATATGTAGAAAGATATAAGAGCCCTCTATATGCTACACCAAGCAATATATGAGTCTTTATTTTCTTGAATTATAATAGTATTAACATCAATAGAAacctaaaaaatatttaaacataTATTTAAAGACACGAACTAGATAAAAACTTCAAAGTTTCATATTCTTCGATGTGAATTTGAAAAGATTCTGAATCTATCGTTAGATTTTTCTCAAAAGTCTCTTTTATTGTAAATC
The window above is part of the Musa acuminata AAA Group cultivar baxijiao chromosome BXJ2-6, Cavendish_Baxijiao_AAA, whole genome shotgun sequence genome. Proteins encoded here:
- the LOC135613619 gene encoding probable WRKY transcription factor 70 produces the protein MRARETTSRLLMMEHNNLLVFTSTDLSHCDHHLEIKEINEAHELTRQLRAVLLPSLPAGSLADLAREILDKIIKSCSLAVFMLQSGGHGHQTSKQHGEGERPMLDGHKKRKSQNASSIVTSVPYEDGHQWTTYGQKRINGAKYPRSYHRCIYHKDQDCPATKTVQRVDRDADPPEFIVVYNMQHRCRSSDRHIPFVMESAEASLVKNQSRTDTPSDGDPQMTHLLLSDEISNISLTPEQWNLDNDLDPVMSLFEFADADPFYSSVLMNLR